One genomic window of Saccopteryx bilineata isolate mSacBil1 chromosome 4, mSacBil1_pri_phased_curated, whole genome shotgun sequence includes the following:
- the LOC136335619 gene encoding LOW QUALITY PROTEIN: uncharacterized protein (The sequence of the model RefSeq protein was modified relative to this genomic sequence to represent the inferred CDS: inserted 2 bases in 2 codons; deleted 5 bases in 3 codons; substituted 4 bases at 4 genomic stop codons), producing MLPLKPPEPTVPASSLYPPLPSSVLPESQTDLILFDSGLLPPYPRDVPASTAGPQLGAPHQDEWGPSVEGPAQGTXSQRAQNPDDVAVTLPLXPFGPPVPDGQGGNMPALQYWPFSSDLYNWKNNNPPFSEDPVKLTDLLESLMFSHQPTWDDCQQLLGILFTSEERDRILLEARKLVPGPDGRPTQLPNLIDEAFPLRRPNWDPNTPEGRQRLLLYRQTLMMGLRAAARCPTNLAKVREVIQGPEXPSRFLERLIEAYRRYTPFDPESEEXRGALAMAFIGQSATDIRRKLQRMDGLQDMALRNLVKEADKVYYKRETAEEKEQRLEKEREEQENKRDKWRNKELTKILATIVGKPDRRGKHSTSGPNQKPKLGPNQCAYCKEEGHWVRDCPKKKKKKTEEILALGDXGRRGSDPLPELRVTFNVEGTPIDFEVDTGAVYSALQSPLGPLSNKNSLVQGANGCQHRSWTTKRTMDLGRGKVQHSFLVIPECPAPLLGRDLLTKLGASIDFKPQGPEVRFSNPLVSQPIVLLTLSAEDEYKLYETPDPRPHSTEDRWLQSFPEAWAETAGPGLAVQRPPVVVYLKPSATPVRVKQYYMSKEAREGIRPHIQRLLGQGVLRPCQSEWNTPLLPVKKPGTGDYRPVQDLREVNSRVMDIHPMVPNPYSLLSTLSPDRKWYTVLDLKDAFFCLRLHQDSQPLSAFEWTDPENGLSGQLTWTRLPQSFKNSPTIFDEALHQDLSAYRASTPEVTLLQYVDELLLAATTIEQCEQGTEKLLVELAKLEYRASAKKAQICQPEVTFLGYSLRDGKRWLTEARKKTVTQIPPLKNRKGLREFLGTAGFCRLWIPGFAALAAPLYPLLKDRTEYTWGDEQQKAFDXIKRALLSAPALALPNIEKPFTLYVDEKEGIAKGVLTQSLGPWKRPVAYLSKRLDAVAKGWPGCLRVIAAVALLVKDADKLTLGQKLTVVTPHALESIIRQPPDHWVTNARITHYQSLLLDKDRITFGSPTVLNPATLLPRKEGETVHHQCRDILAEEAGIQKDLQDTPLPQSDLLWYTDGGSFLYEGERRAGAAVVDKEKVIWSERLAPGTSAQKAELIALTKALELASGNQATVYTDSRYAFANAHVHGAIYKERGLLTSAGKNIKHKQEILALLDAVMLPWEMAIVHCPGHQKGQDPVAKGNRKADEEARAVAMRTASNILTIEAEPSPTLTHLKEPEDARMFLQMAHHLTHLGTDKLVQLLQDDKTLTTPEKRQMAKEVVKACKVCQMANAYPAKGTRGTRLQGTRPGQYWEVDFTEVTGPGQSATLPMEAVV from the exons ATGCTTCCACTCAAACCTCCAGAGCCAACGGTGCCTGCTTCATCCCTgtatcctccccttccctcctctgttctccctgaatctcaaactgaccttattctttttgattcggGACTCTTGCCTCCCTATCCCAGGGATGTCCCTGCCAGCACTGCTGGTCCTCAGCTTGGGGCCCCACATCAGGACGAATGGGGAccatcagtggagggtccagcccAAGGTACCTGAAGCCAGAGAGCACAAAACCCAGATGATGTGGCCGTCACCCTGCCCCTTTGACCTTTCGGACCCCCTGTCCCTGACGGCCAAGGGGGGAACATGCCGGCGCTTCAGTATTGGCCCTTCTCCTCAGATCTATAcaattggaaaaacaataatcCGCCTTTTTCAGAGGACCCTGTCAAACTTACTGACCTTCTCGAGTCTCTTATGTTTTCCCATCAGCCCACTTGGGATGACTGCCAGCAGCTCTTAGGTATCCTCTTCACCTCAGAAGAAAGAGACCGAATTCTCCTCGAGGCCAGGAAATTGGTTCCTGGACCTGATGGTCGTCCTACTCAACTCCCCAACCTTATAGATGAGGCTTTTCCCCTGAGGCGGCCTAACTGGGACcccaatacacctgaaggtaggcAGCGACTCTTACTCTATCGCCAGACTCTGATGATGGGTCTCCGAGCGGCGGCGAGATGCCCCACTAATTTGGCTAAGGTAAGAGAAGTAATTCAAGGGCCAG GACCATCCAGATTCCTAGAGAGACTAATAGAAGCCTATAGGAGGTACACCCCTTTCGACCCTGAGTCTGAAGAATAGAGAGGGGCATTGGCTATGGCTTTTATAGGACAGTCAGCTACTGATATTCGGAGGAAACTCCAGAGGATGGATGGGTTACAGGACATGGCTCTGAGAAATTTAGTCAAAGAAGCTGATAAAGTATACTATAAAAGAGAGAcagcagaggaaaaagagcaaagattagaaaaagaacgTGAGGAGCAGGAGAATAAGCgagataaatggagaaataaagagttaacGAAGATTTTGGCTACCATAGTagggaaaccagatagaagaggaaagcaTAGTACCTCGGgcccaaaccaaaaaccaaaattagGACCTAACCAGTGTGCCTATTGTAAAGAAGAAGGACACTGGGTCAGGGATTGtcctaagaagaag aaaaaaaagactgaggaaatcctTGCCCTAGGAGATTAGGGGCGTCGGGGTTCAGACCCCCTCCCCGAACTCAGGGTAACATTCAATGTGGAGGGGACACCAATAGACTTTGAGGTAGACACAGGAGCGGTTTACTCCGCCTTGCAGAGCCCGCTGGGTCCCCTCTCAAACAAAAAC TCTTTGGTCCAGGGGGCAAATGGATGCCAGCATAGGTCATGGACAACTAAAAGGACAATGgacctggggaggggaaaagtaCAGCACTCCTTTCTGGTCATACCAGAATGCCCTGCCCCGCTGCTGGGGAGGGATTTGCTTACCAAGTTAGGGGCAAGTATTGACTTCAAGCCCCAGGGACCAGAAGTAAGATTCAGTAACCCACTTGTCAGTCAGCCTATTGTG CTGCTGACCTTGTCTGCTGAAGATGAGTATAAACTGTATGAGACCCCGGACCCCAGACCCCATTCAACAGAAGACAGGTGGCTTCAGAGCttcccagaggcctgggcagaaACGGCAGGGCCAGGATTGGCAGTACAAAGGCCTCCGGTGGTAGTATACCTAAAGCCCTCCGCCACCCCCGTAAGGGTCAAACAATACTACATGAGTAAAGAGGCCCGAGAAGGCATTAGGCCTCACATCCAGAGGCTGCTAGGACAGGGGGTCCTGCGGCCTTGTCAATCAGAATGGAACACCCCCCTGCTACCAGTAAAGAAACCAGGGACAGGGGACTATAGACCAGTCCAGGATTTAAGAGAGGTTAACAGTCGAGTAATGGACATACATCCAATGGTCCCAAACCCTTACAGCCTCCTCAGTACCCTCAGTCCTGACAGGAAATGGTATACAGTACTGGacctgaaagatgccttcttctgcTTGCGCCTGCATCAGGACAGCCAACCCCTGTCTGCTTTTGAATGGACTGACCCTGAGAACGGACTCAGCGGACAGCTCACCTGGACGCGGCTACCCCAGAGCTTCAAGAACTCTCCCACCATCTTTGACGAAGCGCTGCACCAGGACTTGAGTGCCTACCGAGCCTCCACCCCTGAGGTAACTCTGTTGCAGTATGTTGATGAACTGTTACTTGCAGCCACCACCATAGAGCAGTGCGAACAGGGAACTGAGAAACTGCTTGTCGAACTGGCCAAACTGGAGTACCGGGCATCCGCCaaaaaggcccagatctgccaaccCGAAGTCACCTTCCTGGGCTACTCTCTCCGAGACGGTAAGAGATGGCTAACTGAGGCCAGGAAAAAGACTGTTACTCAAATCCCGCCTCTGAAAAATCGGAAGGGCCTCAGGGAGTTCTTAGGCACAGCAGGTTTTTGCAGACTATGGATACCCGGCTTTGCCGCACTAGCCGCCCCTCTGTACCCCTTGTTGAAGGATAGAACTGAGTATACCTGGGGAGATGAACAGCAAAAGGCCTTTG CAATCAAGAGGGCACTGTTGTCAGCCCCAGCCTTAGCACTCCCCAACATAGAGAAGCCATTCACTCTCTATGTAGACGAGAAGGAAGGGATAGCTAAAGGAGTATTGACTCAGTCTCTGGGACCCTGGAAACGGCCGGTAGCTTATCTCTCTAAGAGGTTGGACGCAGTCGCAAAAGGGTGGCCGGGATGCCTACGGGTGATCGCTGCTGTGGCCCTCCTGGTCAAAGATGCCGACAAACTGACTCTGGGCCAAAAATTGACTGTTGTCACCCCCCATGCCCTGGAAAGCATAATCAGACAACCTCCAGACCACTGGGTAACCAATGCCCGCATAACTCATTACCAAAGCCTCCTGTTAGATAAAGACAGGATCACCTTTGGCTCTCCAACTGTTTTGAACCCAGCCACCCTGCTACCCAGGAAAGAGGGGGAAACTGTCCACCATCAGTGCAGGGATATCCTAGCCGAGGAGGCTGGGATCCAGAAAGACTTACAGGACACACCATTGCCACAATCTGACCTACTTTGGTACACTGATGGAGGCAGTTTTCTGTATGAAGGAGAAcgcagagctggggctgcagtGGTAGACAAGGAAAAAGTAATCTGGTCAGAGAGACTTGCCCCAGGAACCTCAGCCCAAAAGGCAGAACTAATAGCTCTAACAAAGGCCTTAGAACTGGCTAGTGGTAATCAGGCCACCGTCTACACGGACAGCAGGTATGCATTTGCCAATGCACATGTGCATGGGGCAATTTATAAAGAAAGGGGCCTGCTCACATCAGCAGGTAAAAACATTAAGCACAAACAAGAAATCCTAGCCCTCTTAGATGCTGTCATGCTCCCATGGGAGATGGCCATTGTCCATTGCCCTGGGCACCAGAAAGGGCAAGACCCAGTAGCCAAAGGCAACAGGAAGGCAGATGAGGAGGCTCGAGCGGTAGCCATGAGGACTGCCTCCAACATCCTCACTATAGAAGCAGAGCCATCCCCCACCCTGACCCACTTAAAGGAACCTGAGGATGCTCGAATGTTCCTCCAGATGGCCCACCATCTCACCCACCTTGGGACTGACAAACTGGTACAACTGCTTCAggatgataaaacattgaccacCCCCGAGAAGAGGCAAATGGCAAAGGAAGTAGTCAAAGCTTGTAAGGTCTGCCAGATGGCAAATGCCTACCCagccaaaggaaccagaggaacccGTCTCCAAGGCACCAGACCAGGCCAATATTGGGAAGTAGACTTCACTGAG gttacaggccctggccagagtgCAACATTGCCTATGGAAGCAGTTGTCTGA